Part of the Aureitalea marina genome, ATTTTCCCGATCTCCTCATCGTTCCATTCGCTGACCTTTTTGTCCTCGCTAACTCCGGCTTTGTCTAACACCTGCTGGGCACGGCTTTTACCGACCCCGAAGATGTAAGTTAACGCGATTACACCCCTTTTGTGATTCGGGATATCTACACCTGCGATTCTTGCCATAACTTATCCTTGTCTTTGTTTGAACCTTGGGTTCTTTTTGTTAATTACATACAAGCGACCTTTTCTGCGTACGATCTTGCAGTCGGCGCTACGTTTCTTAATGGAAGCTCTTACTTTCATTGTTCCTTTTGTTTGATCGCGGATCGTGCCGCTTAGTATCTATATGTTATTCGAGCCTTAGTCAGATCGTAAGGACTCATTTCCAATTTTACCTTGTCTCCAGGTAATAGCTTGATATAGTGCATTCGCATCTTTCCGGAGATATGTGCGGTCACCACGTGACCATTCTCCAACTCTACTCGGAACATCGCATTGGACAGGGCCTCTACGATGGATCCATCTTGTTCGATTGCGGGTTGCTTTGCCATAATTAAGCTACTGCCTTTCGGTTTTTACCTGACTTCATCAGACCGTCATAGTGACGATTCAACAAGTAGGCGTTGATTTGTTGCATAGTATCGATGGCCACACCCACCATGATCAACAGGGAAGTACCTCCGTAGAACAGGGCCCAACCTTGCTGCATACCGATCAACTTAACGACGAAGGCCGGGAATACGGCGATCAGCGCCAGGAAGATCGATCCTGGTAGTGTGATCTGTGACATGACCCGATCCAGGAACTCTGCTGTATCGGTTCCGGGTTTGATGCCTGGTATAAATCCTCCACTGCGTTTCAGGTCGTCGGCCATTTTGTTGGTCGGAACCGTGATCGCGGTGTAGAAATATGTAAATATCAGGATCAGTACTGCGAATACGATATTGTACCACAGCCCGAAAATGTCACTGAAATTAGCTTGTACCGATTGCGCCCAGCTACTGTCAGACAGACTCGCTACGGCAGATGGAACGAACATGATCGCCTGGGCGAAGATGATCGGCATAACCCCAGAAGCATTTAGCTTGAGTGGGATGAACTGACGAGCACCAAAGATGTTCTTTTCATATCCACCACTTGCAGTTCGCCTGGCATATTGCACGGGGATCTTCCTCACCGCCATCACCAACATGATAGAGGCAAGTATGATCACAAACCAGATCACCAATTCGATCAGGATCATGATCAATCCACCGTTAGATTGCAGTACTCGGGAAGCAAATTCCTGAGCGAAGGACTGAGGCAAGGTAGCGATGATCCCCACCATAATAAGGATGGAGATACCATTCCCGATTCCTTTGTCAGTAATCTTCTCACCCAACCACATCGCGAAGATACAGCCGGTTACAAGGATGATCACAGACGAAATGTAGAACATCGGGGTCTGTCCCAGGATGAAAGCTTCAGTTGGGACACCCAAGGCTGGTAATCCAGCCAGGTAACTCGGTGCCTGAACCAAACAGATACCGATGGTCAACCATCTGGTGATCTGATTGATCTTCTTCCTTCCGCTCTCTCCTTCTTTCTGCAATTTCTGCAGGTATGGTACGGCGATCTGCATCAGCTGTACAACGATCGATGCCGAGATGTAAGGCATAATACCCAAGGCAAAGACCGATGCGTTTGCAAATGCACCACCGGTAAAAGCATTCAATAATCCACCAATCCCTCCGGCATCGAACTTACCGGCAAATTCAGCCAGTTTAGAAGCATCAATCCCAGGCAGGACCACCTGCGCACCGAAACGATAAACCAAGAGAAGACCCAAGGTTACCATGATACGGTTTCTCAGCTCTTCGATCTTGTATACGTTCTTGATAGTTTCTATAAACTTCATGCGCGCGCTATTAAATAGTTACTACTTCCCCACCAGCAGCTTCGATAGCTTTTTGGGCTGAGGCAGTAAATTTATGTGCGGTTACTTTCAATTTGGCAGAAAGTTCTCCACGCCCTAGTATCTTAACCAGGTCGTTCTTTCCAGCCAATCTAAGCTCAATCATAGTATTCAGGTCAACTGAATCCTTGATCTTCTTGTCATCGACCAATTTCTGTAGGGTATCCAGGTTTACTCCCTGGTATTCTTTTCGGTTAATGTTCTTGAAACCGAATTTAGGCACACGACGTTGCAATGGCATTTGACCACCTTCGAATCCTAACTTCTTAGAATAACCCGAACGTGACTTAGCACCTTTGTGACCTCGGGTAGCCGTACCGCCTTTACCGGACCCCTGTCCGCGACCGACGCGCTTTCCTTTGTTCTTAACCGATCCCTCGGCTGGTTTTAAGTTACTTAGATCCATTGCTCTATCTTAATTGGTCTCTACAGAAACCAGGTGATTTACTTTTTTGATCATACCGAGAATGTTTGGCGTATCCTCGTGCTCGACGGTCTGGCCGATCTTACGAAGACCAAGAGCCTCAAGC contains:
- the ykgO gene encoding type B 50S ribosomal protein L36; its protein translation is MKVRASIKKRSADCKIVRRKGRLYVINKKNPRFKQRQG
- the infA gene encoding translation initiation factor IF-1, which produces MAKQPAIEQDGSIVEALSNAMFRVELENGHVVTAHISGKMRMHYIKLLPGDKVKLEMSPYDLTKARITYRY
- the secY gene encoding preprotein translocase subunit SecY, whose product is MKFIETIKNVYKIEELRNRIMVTLGLLLVYRFGAQVVLPGIDASKLAEFAGKFDAGGIGGLLNAFTGGAFANASVFALGIMPYISASIVVQLMQIAVPYLQKLQKEGESGRKKINQITRWLTIGICLVQAPSYLAGLPALGVPTEAFILGQTPMFYISSVIILVTGCIFAMWLGEKITDKGIGNGISILIMVGIIATLPQSFAQEFASRVLQSNGGLIMILIELVIWFVIILASIMLVMAVRKIPVQYARRTASGGYEKNIFGARQFIPLKLNASGVMPIIFAQAIMFVPSAVASLSDSSWAQSVQANFSDIFGLWYNIVFAVLILIFTYFYTAITVPTNKMADDLKRSGGFIPGIKPGTDTAEFLDRVMSQITLPGSIFLALIAVFPAFVVKLIGMQQGWALFYGGTSLLIMVGVAIDTMQQINAYLLNRHYDGLMKSGKNRKAVA
- the rplO gene encoding 50S ribosomal protein L15, translating into MDLSNLKPAEGSVKNKGKRVGRGQGSGKGGTATRGHKGAKSRSGYSKKLGFEGGQMPLQRRVPKFGFKNINRKEYQGVNLDTLQKLVDDKKIKDSVDLNTMIELRLAGKNDLVKILGRGELSAKLKVTAHKFTASAQKAIEAAGGEVVTI
- the rpmD gene encoding 50S ribosomal protein L30 encodes the protein MAKIKVTKVRSAINRPQNQKRTLEALGLRKIGQTVEHEDTPNILGMIKKVNHLVSVETN